From a single Acidimicrobiia bacterium genomic region:
- a CDS encoding DUF192 domain-containing protein: MRDGDVLATAELATSWRARTRGLLGRDSFDGALLLRPCKQVHTFGMRFPIDVAFCTGDGVVLHMTSLRPWRMSRVVRRARFVVEAPAGAFERWSLRPLDVLEIKE; this comes from the coding sequence GTGCGCGACGGTGACGTGCTCGCGACCGCGGAGCTCGCGACGTCCTGGCGCGCGCGGACGCGCGGGCTGCTCGGTCGCGACTCGTTCGACGGCGCGCTGCTCCTCCGCCCGTGCAAGCAGGTGCACACGTTCGGCATGCGCTTCCCGATCGACGTCGCGTTCTGCACCGGTGACGGCGTCGTGCTGCACATGACGTCGCTGCGGCCGTGGCGGATGTCGCGCGTCGTGCGCCGCGCGCGCTTCGTCGTGGAGGCGCCGGCCGGCGCGTTCGAACGCTGGTCTCTGCGCCCGCTCGACGTCCTCGAGATCAAAGAGTAG
- a CDS encoding DUF933 domain-containing protein — MEHLGLVGLPDSDHGRLFSALTGLPAPGGFETTKGVAQLPDARVDRLGEMSESRKTVYATFEIDYIPGLAPGARPGEGLGAKLLGSLRDADAILYVLRGFDDTDPADDLATLEYELVLADIGSVENRLDRQRRAAKGDKSLGPEIAALEHAHAQLSEGVPVYRSQLERSERALLAPVFLLTNKPVLVVVNIGLDQLGDADAVAARVGVDDALAVCVEIEAEVAACDPADRPELLESFGITESVLPRAARAAYQLLGRRTFFTTGDKETRAWTFRAGAKAPECAGVIHSDLQRGFIRAEVIHWDDLLDIGSWTKAKELGKLRVEGKEYEVEDGDVLEIRFNV, encoded by the coding sequence ATGGAGCATCTCGGGCTCGTCGGTCTCCCCGACTCCGACCACGGCCGCCTGTTCAGCGCCCTGACGGGCCTCCCGGCACCGGGCGGCTTCGAGACGACGAAGGGCGTCGCGCAGCTGCCGGACGCGCGCGTCGACCGTCTCGGGGAGATGTCGGAGTCGCGGAAGACCGTCTACGCGACGTTCGAGATCGACTACATCCCGGGGCTCGCGCCCGGCGCGCGCCCTGGCGAGGGACTCGGCGCGAAGCTGCTCGGCTCGCTGCGTGACGCGGACGCGATCCTCTACGTGCTGCGGGGGTTCGACGACACAGACCCCGCCGACGACCTCGCGACGCTCGAGTACGAGCTCGTCCTCGCCGACATCGGATCCGTCGAGAACCGCCTCGACCGGCAGCGCCGCGCGGCGAAGGGTGACAAGTCGCTCGGCCCCGAGATCGCCGCGCTCGAGCACGCGCACGCGCAGCTGTCCGAGGGCGTGCCCGTCTACCGGTCGCAGCTCGAGCGGTCCGAGCGTGCGCTCCTCGCGCCGGTGTTCCTGCTCACGAACAAGCCGGTGCTCGTCGTCGTGAACATCGGGCTGGACCAGCTCGGCGATGCGGACGCGGTCGCCGCGCGTGTGGGTGTCGACGACGCGCTCGCCGTCTGCGTCGAGATCGAGGCCGAGGTCGCGGCGTGCGACCCGGCCGACCGTCCGGAGCTGCTCGAGAGCTTCGGCATCACCGAGAGCGTCCTGCCGCGCGCCGCCCGCGCCGCGTACCAGCTGCTCGGCCGGCGCACCTTCTTCACCACGGGTGACAAGGAGACGCGCGCGTGGACGTTCCGCGCCGGGGCCAAGGCACCCGAGTGCGCGGGTGTCATCCATTCGGACCTGCAGCGTGGTTTCATCCGCGCCGAGGTGATCCACTGGGACGACCTGCTCGACATCGGGTCGTGGACGAAGGCGAAGGAGCTCGGCAAGCTCCGCGTCGAGGGCAAGGAGTACGAGGTCGAGGACGGCGACGTGCTCGAGATCCGCTTCAACGTCTGA
- a CDS encoding AbrB/MazE/SpoVT family DNA-binding domain-containing protein yields the protein MKAIGMARKVDQLGRIVLPAELRRLFGIREGDLVEIYVEDNRIVLAKVEAHCIFCGATTDLHEFSGKLVCRSCTEQLRAT from the coding sequence GTGAAGGCGATCGGCATGGCCCGCAAGGTCGACCAGCTCGGCCGGATCGTCCTCCCTGCCGAGCTGCGCCGCCTCTTCGGGATCCGCGAGGGCGACCTCGTCGAGATCTACGTCGAGGACAACCGGATCGTGCTCGCGAAGGTCGAGGCGCACTGCATCTTCTGCGGCGCGACGACCGATCTGCACGAGTTCTCCGGCAAGCTCGTGTGCCGCTCGTGCACCGAGCAGTTGCGCGCGACCTGA
- a CDS encoding septal ring lytic transglycosylase RlpA family protein, with the protein MAHPTGRADPITEHLTRQSTRHATRQVRHDARARRYALRAVRPSPAREAAPEPEVWLPIADLGEILELEVAVWASELSDDVADPAAASGNVNVVAASAVAPAVADPLVPAPAHADPVAPAPDVAPPPRALVAPERAPAVTPERAPAVAPDPVVAPRPSRAPVRHRSGTRPVTPPRPRLVEAAVLGATVAAVAVGSLLLLGPARRQVTVRMHGGTFVRASGAATVRALLHDEHIRLRRGERVEPGLGAALRDGMTVTIEGSSDAAAAAAPPAPVTPAPAAAALAVPPATAAPTTTSTPALSTTTTAAPAATSSTSATSSTTAASRTVTIRTTRGRASGGASWYRSPWGSDSCASRTLPFGTIVRIVNRDTGSSTTCRVADRGPVNRAWVLDLDDNVFRQLSPLGLGVIPVSISW; encoded by the coding sequence ATGGCGCACCCGACCGGGAGGGCGGACCCGATCACCGAGCACCTGACCCGTCAGTCGACGCGCCATGCCACGCGTCAGGTCCGTCACGACGCCCGCGCGCGGCGCTACGCGTTGCGCGCCGTGCGCCCGTCGCCCGCCCGGGAGGCGGCGCCCGAGCCCGAGGTCTGGCTGCCGATCGCCGACCTGGGCGAGATCCTCGAGCTCGAGGTCGCGGTGTGGGCCTCCGAGCTCTCCGACGACGTCGCGGACCCAGCCGCCGCGTCGGGGAACGTCAACGTGGTCGCCGCGTCGGCGGTCGCGCCCGCGGTCGCCGACCCGCTCGTGCCCGCCCCCGCGCACGCCGACCCGGTCGCGCCCGCCCCCGACGTCGCGCCCCCGCCGCGAGCGCTCGTCGCTCCCGAGCGCGCCCCGGCCGTCACGCCGGAGCGCGCGCCGGCCGTCGCGCCGGATCCCGTCGTCGCGCCGCGACCGTCGCGGGCGCCCGTCCGCCACCGCAGCGGCACCCGTCCGGTCACGCCACCGCGGCCCCGCCTCGTCGAGGCCGCGGTCCTGGGCGCGACCGTCGCGGCCGTCGCCGTCGGGTCGCTCCTGCTGCTCGGACCGGCCCGCCGGCAGGTGACCGTGCGGATGCACGGCGGCACGTTCGTGCGCGCCTCGGGCGCGGCGACCGTCCGCGCGCTGCTGCATGACGAGCACATCCGCCTCCGACGCGGCGAACGCGTCGAACCGGGGCTCGGCGCCGCGCTCCGCGACGGCATGACCGTCACGATCGAAGGATCGAGCGACGCCGCGGCCGCGGCTGCGCCACCCGCGCCCGTCACGCCGGCTCCCGCGGCGGCCGCGCTCGCGGTCCCACCCGCGACTGCCGCACCGACGACCACGAGCACGCCCGCGCTGTCCACGACGACGACCGCCGCGCCGGCCGCGACGTCGTCCACGAGCGCGACGTCGTCGACGACCGCCGCCTCGCGCACGGTCACCATCCGCACGACGCGTGGGCGCGCGAGCGGCGGCGCGAGCTGGTACCGGAGCCCGTGGGGATCGGATTCGTGCGCGAGCCGGACGCTGCCGTTCGGGACGATCGTCCGCATCGTGAACCGCGACACCGGTTCGAGCACGACGTGTCGGGTCGCCGACCGCGGGCCGGTGAACCGCGCGTGGGTGCTCGACCTCGACGACAACGTCTTCCGGCAGCTCTCGCCGCTCGGCCTCGGCGTCATCCCGGTGTCGATCTCCTGGTGA
- the rsmI gene encoding 16S rRNA (cytidine(1402)-2'-O)-methyltransferase, with translation MAGRLVVVATPIGNLGDLSPRAVETLRDADLIAAEDTRRTRALLTHAGVPARGRLVALHAHNERQALARVVERIAAGDVVAYVTDAGTPGVSDPGQALVRACVDADLDVSTVPGPSAVLAALVVSGLGADRFVFEGFLPRKGRERARRLAAIAGETRPVVLFEAPGRVAATLRDVADACGAERPVAVARELTKLHEEVWRGPVGEAAERAARDEPRGEHVVVVGGREGDDGPAVDEDTLDTALRDALDDGLSARDAAARVAAALAVPKRRAYERATALRRRDGR, from the coding sequence GTGGCCGGGCGGCTCGTCGTGGTCGCGACGCCGATCGGCAACCTCGGTGACCTGTCGCCACGTGCCGTCGAGACGCTGCGTGACGCCGACCTGATCGCGGCGGAGGACACCCGTCGCACGCGCGCGCTGCTCACGCATGCAGGCGTACCGGCGCGCGGGCGGCTCGTCGCGCTCCACGCCCACAACGAACGGCAGGCGCTCGCCCGGGTCGTCGAGCGCATCGCGGCGGGCGACGTCGTCGCATACGTCACGGACGCGGGCACGCCGGGCGTCTCCGACCCCGGCCAAGCCCTCGTCCGCGCGTGCGTCGACGCCGACCTCGACGTGTCGACCGTGCCCGGCCCGAGCGCGGTGCTCGCGGCGCTCGTCGTGTCGGGTCTCGGCGCCGACCGGTTCGTGTTCGAGGGATTCCTCCCCCGCAAGGGGCGCGAACGTGCCCGGCGCCTGGCCGCGATCGCGGGCGAGACGCGGCCCGTCGTCCTGTTCGAGGCGCCCGGCCGGGTCGCGGCGACGCTGCGCGACGTCGCGGATGCATGCGGTGCCGAGCGCCCGGTCGCGGTCGCGCGCGAGCTGACGAAGCTCCACGAGGAGGTCTGGCGCGGACCGGTGGGCGAGGCGGCCGAGCGGGCCGCCCGCGACGAGCCGCGCGGCGAGCACGTCGTCGTCGTCGGCGGGCGGGAGGGTGACGACGGTCCGGCCGTCGACGAGGACACGCTCGACACCGCGCTCCGCGATGCGCTCGACGACGGGCTCTCGGCACGCGACGCCGCTGCCCGTGTCGCGGCCGCGCTCGCGGTGCCGAAGCGAAGGGCGTACGAACGCGCGACCGCGTTGCGACGGCGCGATGGTCGATAG
- the metG gene encoding methionine--tRNA ligase produces MSRPFYVTTPIYYVNDVPHIGHAYTTVAGDVLTRWRRLCGDDVVYLTGTDEHGLKIQQAADAAGITPKELADRNSERFRETWRSLDIANDVFIRTTEPRHYRAVQQFLQAVYDAGDIELGTYEGLYCVACEAYYTEDELVDGMCPIHGRPVERVTEENYFFKLSRFEDRLLAHYDAHPEAVQPDVRRNEVLGFIKQGLRDFSMSRTSISWGVPLPWDERHVAYVWFDALFNYCTGVGYGEDPARFDRYWPADYHLIGKDILRFHAVYWPAMLMSAGLEPPKCVFAHGFLLVGGEKMSKTGANQIAPGELVAEFGVDGFRYHFMVDQRFGPDGDFSYEAMAARYNADLANNFGNLANRVLNMAVNYCDGVVPDAREDGPLVDAAARAFDGFQDGLGRLDFSGGFSAVWELIRATNAYIEDRQPWALNKAGDATKTAAVLGDCLEALRIVTVLASPVIPNACGVLWQRLGQAGRPEDQRLPGAAEWGGLPAGNRLEKGAPLFPRVEA; encoded by the coding sequence ATGTCGCGCCCCTTCTACGTGACGACGCCGATCTACTACGTGAATGACGTGCCCCATATCGGACACGCGTACACGACGGTCGCGGGCGACGTCCTCACCCGGTGGCGCCGGCTCTGCGGCGACGACGTCGTGTACCTGACCGGCACCGACGAGCACGGCCTGAAGATCCAGCAGGCCGCCGACGCCGCGGGGATCACGCCGAAGGAGCTTGCCGACCGCAACAGCGAGCGCTTCCGCGAGACGTGGCGCAGCCTCGACATCGCGAACGACGTGTTCATCCGCACGACCGAGCCGCGCCACTACCGCGCGGTGCAGCAGTTCCTGCAGGCCGTCTACGACGCGGGTGACATCGAGCTCGGTACCTACGAGGGGCTCTACTGCGTCGCGTGCGAGGCGTACTACACCGAGGACGAGCTCGTGGACGGGATGTGCCCGATCCACGGCCGCCCGGTCGAGCGCGTCACCGAGGAGAACTACTTCTTCAAGCTGTCGCGCTTCGAGGACCGGTTGCTGGCGCACTACGACGCGCACCCCGAGGCGGTCCAGCCCGACGTGCGCCGCAACGAGGTGCTCGGCTTCATCAAGCAGGGCCTGCGCGACTTCTCGATGAGCCGGACGTCGATCTCGTGGGGCGTCCCGCTGCCGTGGGACGAGCGGCACGTCGCGTACGTCTGGTTCGACGCGCTCTTCAACTACTGCACCGGCGTCGGGTACGGCGAGGACCCGGCCCGCTTCGACCGCTACTGGCCGGCCGACTACCACCTCATCGGGAAGGACATCCTGCGGTTCCACGCCGTCTACTGGCCCGCGATGCTCATGTCGGCCGGCCTCGAGCCGCCGAAGTGCGTGTTCGCCCACGGGTTCCTGCTGGTCGGTGGGGAGAAGATGTCGAAGACCGGCGCGAACCAGATCGCGCCGGGCGAGCTCGTCGCGGAATTCGGCGTCGACGGGTTCCGCTACCACTTCATGGTCGACCAGCGGTTCGGCCCCGACGGCGACTTCAGCTACGAGGCGATGGCCGCGCGCTACAACGCGGACCTCGCGAACAACTTCGGCAACCTCGCGAACCGCGTCCTCAACATGGCCGTCAACTACTGCGACGGCGTGGTCCCCGACGCGCGCGAGGACGGGCCGCTCGTTGACGCCGCGGCGCGCGCGTTCGACGGGTTCCAGGACGGCCTCGGGCGGCTCGACTTCTCCGGCGGGTTCTCCGCGGTGTGGGAGCTGATCCGCGCGACCAACGCGTACATCGAGGACCGCCAGCCGTGGGCGCTCAACAAGGCCGGCGACGCGACCAAGACCGCCGCGGTCCTCGGGGACTGCCTCGAGGCGCTGCGCATCGTGACGGTGCTCGCGTCGCCCGTCATCCCGAACGCGTGCGGGGTGCTCTGGCAGCGGCTCGGGCAGGCGGGCCGTCCGGAGGACCAGCGGTTGCCGGGCGCGGCGGAGTGGGGCGGCCTGCCGGCCGGGAACCGCCTCGAGAAGGGCGCACCGCTGTTCCCCCGAGTCGAGGCGTGA
- a CDS encoding TatD family hydrolase — MIGAPPGPWVDSHCHVPFIDDGAAPDAVVARARDADVAWMVTVGTDLVTSRDAVALAGRHDEDVYATVGLHPHDASRFDDEWDALVALAASARVVAVGECGFDLHYRHSSEEEQERAFRAQVALARTLDTTLVIHTREAWDETFRVLADEELPPRIVFHCFTGGPDEARRALDTGAFLSFSGIVSFRNASDVRAAAAFAPLARVLVETDSPYLAPAPHRGRPNEPALVGFVGAALADAVQRPVAEVAAATVANARAAFVPDPPPSR, encoded by the coding sequence GTGATCGGCGCACCGCCCGGGCCCTGGGTCGACAGTCACTGTCACGTCCCGTTCATCGACGACGGCGCCGCCCCCGACGCGGTCGTCGCGCGTGCGCGCGACGCGGACGTCGCGTGGATGGTCACCGTCGGAACGGACCTCGTGACGTCGCGCGACGCGGTCGCGCTCGCAGGACGCCACGACGAGGACGTGTACGCGACCGTCGGCCTGCACCCGCACGACGCGTCGCGCTTCGACGACGAATGGGACGCGCTCGTCGCGCTCGCCGCGTCCGCGCGCGTCGTCGCGGTCGGGGAGTGCGGCTTCGACCTCCACTACCGCCACTCGTCCGAGGAGGAGCAGGAGCGCGCGTTCCGCGCCCAGGTCGCGCTCGCGCGCACGCTCGACACGACGCTCGTGATCCACACGCGCGAGGCGTGGGACGAGACGTTCCGGGTCCTGGCCGACGAGGAGCTGCCGCCGCGCATCGTGTTCCACTGCTTCACGGGCGGACCCGACGAGGCCCGGCGGGCGCTCGACACGGGTGCGTTCCTCTCCTTCAGCGGGATCGTGTCGTTCCGCAACGCGTCCGACGTGCGCGCGGCCGCCGCGTTCGCGCCGCTCGCACGCGTCCTCGTCGAGACCGACTCCCCGTACCTCGCGCCCGCGCCGCACCGCGGCCGGCCGAACGAGCCCGCGCTCGTCGGCTTCGTCGGGGCCGCGCTCGCCGACGCCGTGCAGCGGCCGGTCGCGGAGGTCGCGGCGGCGACGGTCGCCAACGCACGGGCCGCGTTCGTCCCGGATCCGCCGCCGAGTCGCTGA